From a single Fusobacterium pseudoperiodonticum genomic region:
- a CDS encoding iron ABC transporter substrate-binding protein: MKKSIKKFMLFLFLFISSLGFAEIRFKDDVGREIVLEKPLTKVVVASRYNNELIRAIGSIKNVISVDDNTAQDRVYWKDFDPKNSIGKGQNNLNYEKIIELAPEALITPRNSSYEKDIEQLSKAGIKVIVVTGWDNAHMPEQIERLGKIFGNEKGAKKLIEFYNKNLNEVKKRVAKVKNKKTIYWEYGEPYTTAIPGTSNDGWVNMMKVAGGINIFDDPTIKGKTIDPEKILLEDPDLIIKTTSGAAYKNTGVYTAPSQEECKNIMNEMINRDGWKDLKAVKNKNVYITTGFCAGGLGKLIGVIYTAKWLYPEEMKDINPDKVFEEWMAMQGVKAPKGHVYKLK, translated from the coding sequence ATGAAAAAATCTATAAAAAAATTTATGTTATTTCTATTTTTGTTTATATCATCTTTAGGTTTTGCTGAAATAAGGTTCAAAGATGATGTTGGTAGAGAAATTGTTTTAGAGAAACCACTTACAAAGGTGGTTGTTGCAAGCAGATATAACAATGAACTTATTAGAGCGATTGGAAGTATAAAAAATGTAATTTCTGTAGATGATAATACAGCACAAGATAGAGTATATTGGAAAGATTTTGACCCTAAAAATAGCATTGGAAAAGGGCAAAACAATTTAAATTATGAAAAAATAATTGAATTAGCTCCTGAAGCTTTGATTACTCCAAGAAATAGCTCATATGAAAAAGATATTGAACAATTATCAAAAGCAGGAATAAAAGTAATAGTTGTTACAGGTTGGGATAATGCTCATATGCCAGAACAAATTGAAAGATTAGGAAAAATATTTGGTAATGAAAAAGGTGCTAAAAAGCTAATAGAATTTTACAATAAAAATTTAAATGAAGTTAAAAAGAGAGTTGCTAAAGTAAAAAATAAAAAAACTATATATTGGGAATATGGAGAACCATATACTACTGCTATTCCAGGAACTTCAAATGACGGTTGGGTAAATATGATGAAAGTAGCTGGAGGAATAAATATATTTGATGATCCTACAATAAAAGGAAAAACTATTGATCCTGAAAAAATATTATTAGAAGATCCAGATTTAATAATAAAAACTACTTCTGGAGCTGCTTATAAGAATACTGGTGTTTATACTGCTCCTTCACAAGAAGAATGCAAGAATATTATGAATGAAATGATAAATAGAGATGGTTGGAAAGATTTAAAAGCTGTTAAAAATAAAAATGTATATATAACAACAGGTTTTTGTGCAGGTGGTTTAGGTAAATTGATAGGAGTTATATACACAGCTAAATGGTTGTATCCAGAAGAAATGAAAGATATTAATCCTGATAAAGTATTTGAAGAATGGATGGCTATGCAAGGTGTCAAAGCTCCCAAAGGTCATGTTTACAAATTAAAATAA
- a CDS encoding ABC transporter ATP-binding protein — translation MLEIKNISFNYLKGMPILKDISLNIKAGEIVGIFGSSGCGKSTLAKIMAGILKPSKGTILVDGKELKEEGYCSVQLIYQHPEKATNPKWKMDKILNEGWIVDNETMQKMGIQSYWLTRWPQELSGGELQRFCITRALGPKTKYLIADEITTMLDALTQVKIWKNLITTAKEKNIGMIVVTHNKFLADRICDRIISLENLNSMDC, via the coding sequence ATGTTAGAAATAAAAAATATTTCATTTAATTATTTAAAAGGAATGCCTATTCTTAAAGATATTAGTTTAAATATAAAAGCTGGTGAAATAGTAGGAATTTTTGGTTCTTCAGGTTGTGGAAAAAGTACACTAGCAAAAATAATGGCAGGAATACTTAAACCAAGTAAAGGAACTATACTAGTAGATGGTAAGGAATTGAAAGAAGAGGGGTATTGCTCTGTTCAGCTTATTTATCAACATCCAGAAAAAGCAACTAATCCTAAATGGAAAATGGATAAAATTTTAAATGAGGGGTGGATAGTAGATAATGAGACAATGCAAAAAATGGGAATTCAAAGTTATTGGCTGACAAGGTGGCCTCAAGAATTAAGTGGAGGAGAACTTCAAAGGTTTTGTATCACTAGAGCACTAGGGCCTAAAACTAAATATTTAATTGCGGATGAAATTACTACAATGTTAGATGCATTAACTCAAGTTAAAATATGGAAAAATCTTATCACTACAGCAAAGGAGAAAAACATAGGGATGATTGTGGTCACACATAATAAGTTTTTAGCAGATAGGATTTGTGATAGGATTATTAGTTTAGAAAATTTAAATTCAATGGATTGCTAA
- a CDS encoding ATP-binding cassette domain-containing protein — MNILEVKNLNIGFNMYDKLLNQKLHQMVFDLNVTIKKGEILAIAGSSGSGKSLMAHAILGILPKNAVVSAEIKFKNEIVDENKLSQLRGKEITFVPQSIAYLDPLMTIEDQLMRKGINQQDFFKVMDTLGFTKADLSKYPFQLSGGMARRVLIANTILSKADLIIADEPTPGLSLDLAIEVLNHFRNMANDGKGILLITHDIDLVCNVADKMAIFYGGHILETLNTKDFLKGEKYIRHPLTKAFWRALPQNDFEETDMEDIRLQCKKLNLELPSLE, encoded by the coding sequence ATGAATATTTTAGAAGTAAAAAATTTAAATATAGGTTTTAATATGTATGATAAATTATTAAACCAAAAGTTACATCAAATGGTATTTGATTTAAATGTGACTATAAAAAAAGGAGAAATACTAGCAATTGCAGGTTCATCTGGAAGTGGCAAAAGTCTTATGGCACATGCTATTTTAGGAATTTTACCTAAAAATGCAGTGGTGTCTGCTGAAATTAAATTTAAAAATGAAATAGTTGATGAAAATAAATTATCTCAATTACGAGGAAAAGAAATTACTTTTGTTCCACAATCTATTGCTTATTTAGATCCTTTAATGACTATAGAAGATCAACTTATGAGAAAAGGTATAAATCAGCAAGATTTTTTTAAAGTTATGGATACATTAGGCTTTACTAAGGCTGATCTAAGTAAATACCCTTTTCAATTATCTGGTGGTATGGCGAGGCGTGTATTAATTGCAAATACAATTTTATCAAAAGCAGATTTAATAATTGCAGATGAACCAACTCCTGGGTTAAGTTTAGATTTGGCTATTGAAGTTTTAAATCATTTTAGAAATATGGCAAATGATGGAAAAGGAATTTTACTAATTACTCATGATATAGATTTAGTTTGTAATGTTGCAGATAAAATGGCAATTTTCTATGGAGGGCACATTTTAGAAACTTTAAATACAAAAGATTTTCTAAAAGGAGAAAAATATATTAGACACCCATTAACAAAAGCCTTTTGGAGAGCCTTACCTCAAAATGATTTTGAAGAAACAGATATGGAAGATATTAGACTACAATGTAAAAAGTTGAATTTAGAATTACCAAGTTTAGAATAA
- a CDS encoding ABC transporter permease gives MIDNTLLQKKSNYKELNLRQKTLLYIVVSVVFLLIILIWGGFMDKNSYGVDFTVRNNPPSLKHIFGTDWMGRDMLTRTIKGLSTSLIIGVVASLVSCVFAVIIGSACAIFGKKIDKFFLWLIDLFQGMPHLILLVLISILTGKGTMGILVGVALTHWTTLSRIIRAEILSIKGEPYIVIAKKLGTSNVKIASKHILPHIIPQFIVGVVLLFPHAILHEAGITFLGFGLPPEEPAIGVILSESMRYITSGYWWLAFFPGLALMLMVFAFDAIGHNLEKIINPNTGQE, from the coding sequence ATGATAGATAATACTTTACTCCAAAAAAAATCTAATTATAAGGAATTAAATTTAAGGCAAAAAACCTTACTATATATAGTAGTATCAGTAGTCTTTCTTTTAATTATTTTAATATGGGGAGGATTTATGGATAAAAATAGCTATGGAGTAGACTTCACTGTTCGGAATAATCCTCCTAGTTTAAAACATATATTTGGAACTGATTGGATGGGAAGAGATATGTTAACACGAACTATAAAAGGGCTTAGTACTAGCTTAATTATAGGGGTAGTTGCATCACTTGTTAGTTGTGTATTTGCAGTAATAATTGGTTCGGCATGTGCTATATTTGGAAAAAAAATTGATAAATTTTTTTTATGGCTTATTGATTTATTTCAAGGTATGCCTCATCTTATACTGTTGGTATTAATCTCTATTTTAACAGGTAAAGGAACAATGGGAATATTAGTAGGTGTAGCATTAACTCACTGGACAACCCTATCAAGAATTATAAGAGCAGAAATTTTATCTATTAAAGGAGAGCCATATATAGTAATAGCTAAGAAGTTAGGAACTAGCAATGTTAAAATAGCCTCTAAACATATTTTACCACATATTATCCCTCAATTCATTGTAGGAGTAGTACTATTATTTCCTCATGCAATACTACATGAAGCAGGGATCACATTTCTAGGATTCGGATTGCCACCAGAAGAACCAGCAATAGGAGTTATTTTGTCAGAATCAATGAGATATATTACTTCTGGATATTGGTGGTTAGCTTTTTTTCCAGGTTTGGCTCTTATGCTTATGGTATTTGCTTTTGATGCAATAGGACATAATTTAGAAAAAATTATTAATCCTAATACAGGACAGGAGTAA
- a CDS encoding ABC transporter permease: MKKIIWQIAKLFFLLFAISIITFLLMKLTPIDPVSSYLGADSNVTQEQYDYLVKVWGLDQPSIVQYFNWIKGALTGNMGDSFIYNKPVSELISKAASNTFMLMLTSWLLSGIIGFILGIVAAAYHGRVIDQIIQKISYLFASMPTFWFAILMLMFFAVKLGWFPVGMSAPIGIIEKDISLWDRIHHMILPAMTLSILGISKIALHTREKLIDVLNSEYFLYSKVNGEKLWEFIRKHGIRNILLPAVTIQFASISELFGGSVLVENVFSYAGLGNITKIAGVKGDMPLLLAITLVSAIFVFVGNLCANILYPIIDPRIREGMYNDR, from the coding sequence ATGAAAAAAATTATATGGCAAATAGCTAAGCTGTTCTTTTTGTTATTTGCTATTTCTATTATAACTTTCTTGTTGATGAAGTTAACACCAATAGATCCTGTTTCTAGTTATTTAGGAGCTGATAGTAATGTTACACAAGAACAATATGACTATTTAGTTAAAGTATGGGGTTTAGATCAGCCTTCAATAGTTCAATATTTTAATTGGATAAAAGGAGCACTAACTGGAAATATGGGAGATTCTTTTATATATAACAAACCAGTATCTGAATTGATTTCTAAAGCTGCTAGTAATACTTTTATGCTTATGTTAACTTCATGGCTTCTATCAGGGATAATAGGTTTTATCTTAGGAATAGTTGCTGCAGCCTATCATGGAAGAGTCATAGACCAAATAATACAAAAAATATCATACCTATTTGCATCAATGCCTACTTTTTGGTTTGCTATTCTTATGTTGATGTTTTTTGCAGTTAAATTAGGTTGGTTTCCTGTAGGAATGTCTGCACCTATTGGTATTATAGAGAAAGATATATCATTATGGGATAGAATTCATCATATGATTCTACCAGCTATGACATTAAGTATTTTAGGAATATCAAAAATTGCATTACATACAAGAGAAAAACTTATAGATGTTTTAAATAGTGAATATTTTTTATATTCTAAAGTAAATGGAGAAAAGTTATGGGAATTTATTAGAAAACATGGTATTAGAAATATACTTTTACCAGCAGTAACTATCCAATTTGCATCTATCAGCGAACTTTTTGGAGGTTCTGTGCTTGTTGAAAATGTATTTTCATATGCTGGTTTAGGGAATATAACTAAAATTGCTGGAGTAAAAGGAGATATGCCTTTACTTCTTGCAATAACTTTAGTATCTGCAATTTTTGTATTTGTAGGAAATTTATGTGCAAACATTCTGTATCCTATTATAGATCCTAGAATAAGGGAGGGAATGTATAATGATAGATAA
- a CDS encoding ABC transporter substrate-binding protein: MKKILKIGISVIAVTLMFSFLGCEKNSSEIKEASKIERLENKEEVIVGVGQSMLEKGFDPCKGWGNYGVTLIQSKLLDFDFENNIIKDLAENYEVSEDGKTWIFKIREDVKFSDGQKLTAKDVAFTFNKTKEIGTTFDFKLLEKAEALDDKTVKFTFSAPCSTFIYNAANLGIVAEHAYKDTNTYSLNPIGSGPYKVVSYTQGQQLILDRNEEYYGTKPKFKRLTLVTMTPDTALASIKAGDIDIVNVSEAMAQEKIENYSILATKTMDFRAISMPVIKKSEKLTEKGNPMGNDVTSDIAIRKAINYGVDRQEIIENVLYGYGEVIFDFFDSLPWGIKDEIRKEFKNGDIAKANEILDKAGWKMKDNGIREKDGVKAEFRLLYPASDDTRQSCAEAFAVQCKKIGINVIPEGSDWTEMEKRQSSDACVIGGGQYTPEAVARFYFSERIGGPWSNIVRENNPTVDEHIRAAYLATDEKVAIKNWQKALWDGKEGGSVLGDAPYCTICYLEHLYFVRDGLDLGRQKLHTHARDLSLMANIEEWDFKK; the protein is encoded by the coding sequence ATGAAAAAGATTCTAAAAATTGGTATTTCTGTAATAGCTGTAACTCTGATGTTTAGTTTTTTAGGTTGTGAGAAAAATTCATCTGAAATTAAAGAAGCAAGTAAAATTGAAAGATTAGAAAATAAAGAAGAGGTTATAGTAGGAGTAGGTCAGTCTATGTTAGAAAAGGGATTTGATCCTTGTAAAGGCTGGGGAAATTATGGTGTAACTTTAATACAATCTAAATTACTAGATTTTGATTTTGAAAATAATATTATTAAAGATCTTGCTGAAAATTATGAAGTAAGTGAAGATGGTAAAACTTGGATTTTTAAAATAAGAGAAGATGTAAAATTTAGTGATGGTCAAAAATTAACAGCAAAAGATGTAGCTTTCACATTTAATAAGACTAAAGAAATAGGAACTACTTTTGATTTTAAATTGTTAGAAAAAGCTGAAGCATTAGATGACAAAACTGTTAAATTTACTTTTTCTGCTCCATGTTCAACTTTTATTTACAATGCAGCTAATTTAGGCATTGTTGCAGAACATGCATATAAAGATACTAATACATATAGCTTAAATCCTATAGGCTCAGGACCATATAAAGTTGTGAGTTATACACAAGGTCAACAACTTATTTTAGATAGAAATGAAGAATATTATGGGACAAAACCTAAATTTAAAAGATTAACCTTAGTAACAATGACTCCGGATACAGCCTTAGCATCAATAAAAGCAGGAGACATAGATATTGTAAATGTAAGTGAAGCTATGGCTCAAGAAAAAATTGAAAATTATAGTATTTTAGCCACTAAAACAATGGATTTTAGGGCTATTTCTATGCCTGTAATTAAAAAATCAGAAAAACTTACTGAAAAAGGTAATCCTATGGGAAATGATGTAACATCAGATATAGCAATTCGTAAGGCCATAAATTATGGAGTAGATAGGCAAGAAATTATTGAAAATGTTCTTTATGGATATGGAGAAGTTATTTTTGATTTCTTTGATTCATTACCTTGGGGAATTAAAGATGAAATAAGAAAAGAATTTAAAAATGGTGATATAGCAAAAGCTAATGAAATATTGGATAAAGCAGGTTGGAAAATGAAAGATAATGGTATTCGTGAAAAAGATGGAGTTAAAGCAGAATTTAGATTACTTTATCCAGCTTCAGATGATACTAGACAATCTTGTGCAGAAGCTTTTGCAGTTCAATGTAAAAAAATTGGTATTAATGTTATCCCTGAAGGTTCAGATTGGACAGAAATGGAAAAAAGACAATCTTCAGATGCCTGTGTAATTGGTGGAGGACAATATACACCAGAAGCTGTTGCAAGATTTTATTTTAGTGAAAGAATAGGTGGACCTTGGTCTAATATTGTAAGAGAAAATAACCCTACTGTTGATGAACATATTAGAGCTGCCTATTTAGCAACAGATGAAAAAGTTGCTATAAAAAATTGGCAAAAGGCTTTATGGGATGGAAAAGAAGGAGGAAGTGTATTAGGAGATGCTCCATACTGTACAATTTGTTATTTGGAACATTTATATTTTGTAAGAGATGGTTTAGATTTAGGAAGACAAAAATTGCACACTCATGCTAGAGATTTATCACTTATGGCAAATATAGAAGAATGGGATTTTAAAAAATAA
- the aspS gene encoding aspartate--tRNA ligase: protein MIYRTHNLAELREKNIGETVTLSGWVDTKRNVSTSLTFIDLRDREGKTQIVFNNELLSEKVLEEVQKLKSESVIRVVGEVKKRSNKNPNIPTGDIEVFAKEIEILNTCDTLPFQISGIDDNLSENMRLTYRYLDIRRSKMLNNLKMRHRMIMSIRNYMDQAGFLDVDTPILTKSTPEGARDFLVPSRTNPGTFYALPQSPQLFKQLLMIGGVEKYFQIAKCFRDEDLRADRQPEFTQLDIEMSFVEKEDVMNEIEGLAKYVFKNVTGEEANYTFQRMPYAEAMDRFGSDKPDLRFAVELKDLSDIVKNSSFNAFSSTVQNGGLVKAIVASSANEKFSRKIISEYEEYVKTYFGAKGLAYIKLGADGISSPIAKFLSEDEMKAIIEKTEAKTGDVIFIVADKKKVVAAALGALRLRIGKDLDLINKDDFKFLWVVDFPMFDYDEEEQRYKAEHHPFTSIKAEDLDKFLAGQTEDIRTNTYDLVLNGSEIGGGSIRIFNPKIQSMVFDRLGLSQEEAKAKFGFFLDAFKYGAPPHGGLAFGIDRWLMVMLKEESIRDVIPFPKTNKGQCLMTEAPNTVDEKQLEELFIKSTYEK from the coding sequence ATGATATACAGAACACATAATTTGGCTGAATTAAGAGAAAAAAATATTGGAGAAACTGTAACCTTATCTGGTTGGGTGGACACTAAAAGAAATGTTAGTACTAGTCTTACTTTCATTGACTTAAGAGACAGAGAAGGAAAAACTCAAATAGTTTTTAACAATGAACTTTTATCTGAAAAGGTTTTAGAAGAAGTACAAAAATTAAAATCTGAATCTGTAATAAGAGTTGTTGGTGAAGTAAAGAAAAGATCTAATAAAAACCCTAATATTCCAACAGGAGATATTGAAGTATTTGCAAAAGAAATCGAAATTTTAAATACTTGTGATACTTTACCTTTCCAAATTTCTGGTATAGATGACAATTTAAGTGAAAATATGAGATTGACATATAGATATCTTGATATTAGAAGAAGCAAGATGTTAAATAACTTAAAAATGCGTCATAGAATGATAATGTCTATTAGAAACTATATGGATCAAGCTGGTTTCCTAGATGTTGACACTCCAATACTTACTAAATCTACTCCTGAAGGTGCAAGAGACTTCTTAGTCCCTAGTAGAACAAATCCTGGAACATTCTATGCTTTACCTCAATCTCCACAACTTTTTAAACAACTTTTAATGATAGGTGGAGTTGAAAAATATTTCCAAATTGCTAAATGTTTCAGAGATGAAGACTTAAGAGCAGACAGACAACCTGAATTTACACAACTTGATATTGAAATGTCTTTTGTGGAAAAAGAAGATGTTATGAATGAAATAGAAGGTTTAGCAAAATATGTATTTAAAAATGTAACAGGTGAAGAAGCTAACTATACTTTCCAAAGAATGCCTTATGCTGAAGCTATGGATAGATTCGGTTCTGATAAACCTGATTTAAGATTTGCAGTTGAATTAAAAGATTTATCTGATATTGTTAAAAATTCATCTTTCAATGCTTTTAGCTCTACTGTTCAAAATGGTGGACTTGTTAAAGCTATTGTTGCTTCTTCTGCAAATGAAAAATTCTCAAGAAAAATTATTTCTGAATATGAAGAATATGTAAAAACATATTTTGGTGCAAAAGGATTAGCATATATAAAATTAGGAGCTGATGGAATCAGTTCTCCTATTGCTAAATTCTTAAGTGAAGATGAAATGAAAGCAATAATTGAAAAAACTGAAGCTAAGACAGGAGATGTAATCTTTATTGTTGCCGATAAGAAAAAAGTTGTTGCTGCAGCTCTAGGTGCATTGAGATTAAGAATAGGTAAAGACTTAGATTTAATAAATAAAGATGATTTTAAATTCTTATGGGTTGTAGATTTCCCAATGTTTGATTATGATGAAGAAGAACAAAGATATAAGGCTGAACACCACCCATTTACTTCTATAAAAGCTGAGGACTTGGATAAATTCTTAGCTGGACAAACAGAAGATATTAGAACTAACACTTATGATTTAGTTTTAAATGGTTCTGAAATAGGTGGAGGTTCTATAAGAATATTTAATCCAAAAATTCAATCTATGGTGTTTGATAGATTAGGACTTTCACAAGAAGAAGCAAAAGCTAAATTTGGTTTCTTCTTAGATGCTTTTAAATATGGTGCACCTCCCCATGGTGGACTAGCATTTGGTATAGATAGATGGCTTATGGTTATGTTAAAAGAAGAATCTATAAGAGATGTAATTCCTTTCCCTAAAACAAATAAAGGACAATGTTTAATGACAGAAGCTCCTAACACTGTTGATGAAAAACAATTGGAAGAATTATTTATAAAATCTACTTATGAAAAATAA
- the hisS gene encoding histidine--tRNA ligase has translation MELIRKPKGTKDIIGEDAVKYIYISNVTQEMFENYGYKFAKTPIFEETDLFKRGIGEATDVVEKEMYTFKDKGDRSITLRPENTASMVRCYLENSIYAKEDVSRFYYNGSMFRYERPQAGRQREFNQIGVEVFGEKSPILDAEVIAMGYNLLTKLGITDLEVKINSVGSKGSRTIYREKLVEHFKSHLDDMCEDCKDRINRNPLRLLDCKVDGDKDFYKSAPSIIDYLFEDERKHYEEVKKYLTIFGVKFTEDPTLVRGLDYYSSTVFEIVTNKLGSQGTVLGGGRYDNLLKELGDKDIPAFGFAAGVERVMMLIGDNYPKDVPDVYIAWLGDDTIETAMKITETLRKNNIKVYVDYSSKGMKSHMKKADKLETKYCIILGEDELNKGIVLLKDFSTREQKEVKIEEIINHIK, from the coding sequence ATGGAATTAATAAGAAAACCTAAAGGAACTAAAGATATAATTGGTGAAGATGCAGTGAAATATATATATATTTCTAATGTAACTCAAGAAATGTTTGAAAATTACGGATATAAATTTGCTAAAACTCCAATTTTTGAAGAAACTGATCTATTTAAAAGAGGTATAGGGGAAGCAACAGATGTTGTTGAAAAGGAAATGTATACTTTTAAAGACAAAGGAGATAGATCTATAACTTTAAGACCCGAAAACACTGCATCAATGGTTAGATGTTATCTTGAAAACTCTATCTATGCTAAAGAAGATGTTAGTAGATTCTACTACAATGGTTCAATGTTTAGATATGAAAGACCACAAGCTGGTAGACAAAGAGAATTTAATCAAATAGGAGTAGAAGTATTTGGTGAAAAATCTCCTATACTTGATGCTGAAGTTATAGCTATGGGATATAATCTACTTACTAAATTAGGTATAACTGATTTAGAGGTTAAAATAAATTCAGTAGGTTCAAAAGGTTCTCGTACTATTTATAGAGAAAAATTGGTTGAACACTTTAAATCTCATTTAGATGACATGTGTGAAGATTGTAAAGATAGAATCAATAGAAACCCTTTAAGACTTTTAGATTGTAAAGTTGATGGAGATAAAGATTTCTATAAATCTGCACCAAGCATAATAGATTATCTTTTTGAAGATGAAAGAAAGCACTATGAAGAAGTTAAAAAATATTTAACTATCTTTGGAGTAAAATTTACAGAAGACCCAACTCTTGTTAGAGGACTTGACTATTATTCAAGTACAGTTTTTGAAATTGTAACTAATAAACTTGGTTCTCAAGGAACTGTTCTTGGTGGTGGAAGATATGATAATCTACTAAAAGAATTAGGAGATAAGGATATTCCAGCTTTTGGTTTTGCAGCTGGAGTCGAAAGAGTTATGATGCTTATAGGAGATAATTATCCTAAGGATGTTCCTGATGTATATATTGCTTGGTTAGGTGATGATACAATTGAAACTGCTATGAAAATTACAGAAACATTAAGAAAAAATAATATAAAAGTTTATGTAGATTATTCTTCTAAAGGAATGAAATCTCATATGAAAAAAGCTGATAAATTAGAAACTAAATACTGTATTATTCTTGGAGAAGACGAACTTAATAAAGGTATAGTTCTATTAAAAGATTTTTCTACAAGAGAACAAAAAGAAGTAAAAATTGAAGAAATTATAAATCATATTAAATAG
- a CDS encoding replication-associated recombination protein A — protein MNLFQNNYKNVEPLAYKLRPKNLDDFVGQEKLLGKDGVIRRLILNSALSNSIFYGPPGCGKSSLGEIISNTLDCNFEKLNATTASVSDIRTVVETAKRNIELYNKRTILFLDEIHRFNKNQQDALLSYTEDGTLTLIGATTENPYYNINNALLSRVMVFEFKALTNEDISKLIDKGLNFLNISMTDKIKEIISDIAQGDSRIALNYVEMYNNVHSQMTEDEIFSIFKERQVSFDKKQDKYDMISAFIKSVRGSDPDAAVYWLARLLDGGEDPKYIARRLFIEASEDIGMANPEALLIANAAMNACERIGMPEVRIILSHATVYLAISSKSNSVYEAIDGALADIKNGELQEVPINICHDNVGYKYPHSYSDNFVKQKYMNKKKKYYKPGNNKNEKMIAEKLNKLWNE, from the coding sequence ATGAATTTATTTCAAAATAATTATAAAAATGTTGAACCACTAGCATATAAATTAAGACCAAAAAATTTAGATGATTTCGTTGGTCAAGAAAAACTTTTAGGAAAAGATGGAGTTATTAGAAGGCTTATTTTAAATTCAGCTCTTTCTAATTCTATTTTTTATGGTCCACCTGGTTGTGGAAAAAGTAGTCTGGGAGAAATTATTTCCAATACTTTGGATTGTAATTTTGAAAAATTAAATGCTACAACTGCTAGTGTTTCTGATATAAGAACTGTGGTAGAAACTGCCAAAAGAAATATAGAACTTTACAATAAAAGAACTATACTTTTTTTAGATGAAATACATAGATTTAATAAGAATCAACAAGATGCCCTTCTTTCATATACTGAAGACGGAACTCTTACCCTTATAGGTGCAACAACAGAAAATCCTTATTACAATATCAATAATGCTTTGCTTTCAAGAGTTATGGTATTTGAATTTAAAGCTCTTACTAATGAAGATATTTCTAAATTAATTGATAAGGGATTGAATTTTCTAAATATAAGTATGACTGATAAAATCAAAGAAATAATCTCTGATATAGCTCAAGGTGATTCAAGAATAGCTTTAAATTATGTTGAGATGTACAATAATGTTCATTCTCAAATGACTGAAGATGAAATTTTTTCTATTTTTAAAGAAAGACAAGTTTCTTTTGACAAAAAGCAAGATAAATATGATATGATTTCTGCTTTTATAAAGTCTGTAAGGGGAAGTGACCCAGATGCAGCAGTATATTGGCTTGCAAGACTTTTAGATGGTGGAGAAGATCCGAAATATATAGCAAGAAGACTATTCATTGAAGCTAGTGAAGACATAGGAATGGCAAATCCAGAAGCACTTTTGATTGCAAATGCAGCTATGAATGCCTGTGAAAGAATAGGTATGCCTGAAGTTAGGATAATACTTTCACATGCCACTGTATATCTTGCAATTTCATCTAAATCAAATTCAGTCTATGAAGCAATAGATGGAGCTTTAGCTGATATTAAAAATGGTGAACTTCAAGAAGTACCTATTAATATTTGTCATGATAATGTAGGTTACAAATATCCTCATAGTTACAGTGATAATTTTGTTAAACAAAAATATATGAATAAAAAGAAAAAGTACTATAAACCTGGTAATAATAAAAATGAAAAAATGATAGCAGAAAAATTAAACAAGTTATGGAATGAATAG